One genomic region from Haloarcula sp. DT43 encodes:
- a CDS encoding alpha/beta hydrolase has protein sequence MSGPHQGQQLVTAGTALSEASAAAVLVHGRGATARSIVQMGAEFQQDGLAVLAPQAARNTWYPNSFLSPVEQNEPGRTSGLQAIEDAITQAEEAGIPADRVLVLGFSQGACLASEFVARNPRRYGGLVALSGGLIGETIDESEYEGDIEETPVFIGCSDVDPHIPEERVHVTTAVFERLNGDVEERIYEGMGHGVNEDELAYVSSMVADLVS, from the coding sequence ATGAGCGGCCCGCACCAGGGCCAACAGCTCGTGACTGCGGGGACCGCGCTGTCAGAGGCGAGCGCGGCGGCGGTCCTGGTCCACGGCCGTGGCGCGACCGCCCGAAGCATCGTCCAGATGGGGGCCGAGTTCCAGCAGGACGGGCTGGCGGTGCTCGCGCCCCAGGCCGCGCGCAACACCTGGTATCCGAACTCCTTCCTCTCGCCAGTCGAGCAGAACGAACCCGGCCGGACGTCCGGGTTGCAGGCTATCGAGGACGCCATCACCCAGGCCGAAGAAGCCGGGATTCCGGCTGACCGCGTGCTCGTCCTGGGCTTCTCTCAGGGGGCGTGTCTCGCCAGCGAGTTCGTCGCTCGCAATCCGCGCCGCTACGGCGGTCTCGTTGCCCTCAGCGGCGGTCTCATCGGTGAGACCATCGACGAGAGCGAGTACGAGGGCGACATCGAGGAGACGCCGGTGTTCATCGGCTGTAGCGACGTCGACCCGCACATCCCCGAAGAGCGCGTCCACGTCACGACCGCCGTCTTCGAGCGCCTGAACGGGGACGTGGAGGAACGCATCTACGAGGGAATGGGTCACGGAGTCAACGAGGACGAACTGGCGTACGTCTCCTCGATGGTCGCCGACCTCGTCAGCTGA